Proteins co-encoded in one Amphritea atlantica genomic window:
- the fba gene encoding fructose-bisphosphate aldolase class II (catalyzes the reversible aldol condensation of dihydroxyacetonephosphate and glyceraldehyde 3-phosphate in the Calvin cycle, glycolysis, and/or gluconeogenesis) translates to MALISMRQLLDHAAENDYGIPAFNVNNLEQMRAIMEAADKTNSPVIVQASAGARKYAGSNFLRHMILAAIAEFPHIPVCMHQDHGTSPAICQRSIAMGFSSVMMDGSLKADGKTPSDYEYNVDVTRRTVEMAHACGVSVEGELGCLGSLETGQAGEEDGVGAEGTLSHEQMLTDPEEAADFVAKTGVDALAIACGTSHGAYKFTRPPTGDILAIDRIKAIHDRIPNTHLVMHGSSSVPQEWLAIINEFGGEIPETYGVPVEQIVEGIRHGVRKVNIDTDLRLASTGAVRRFLAQNPSEFDPRKFLKVTMDAMSDICIARYEAFGTAGHADKIVPVSLEDMADTYGL, encoded by the coding sequence ATGGCTCTTATCAGTATGCGTCAGTTGCTGGATCATGCAGCAGAGAACGACTATGGTATCCCGGCGTTTAACGTAAACAATCTGGAACAGATGCGCGCGATCATGGAAGCGGCGGACAAGACTAACTCTCCGGTTATTGTTCAGGCATCTGCTGGCGCCCGTAAATATGCGGGGTCCAACTTCCTGCGCCATATGATTCTGGCGGCAATCGCTGAGTTTCCGCATATCCCTGTGTGTATGCACCAGGATCACGGTACCTCGCCGGCAATCTGTCAGCGGTCTATCGCGATGGGGTTCTCCTCCGTGATGATGGATGGTTCCCTGAAAGCGGATGGTAAGACACCCTCTGACTACGAATATAACGTTGATGTAACCCGTCGTACCGTGGAGATGGCACACGCCTGCGGTGTTTCCGTTGAAGGCGAGCTGGGCTGTCTGGGGTCTCTGGAAACCGGCCAGGCCGGTGAAGAAGACGGTGTTGGCGCTGAGGGCACGCTGTCCCACGAGCAGATGTTGACCGACCCTGAAGAGGCGGCTGACTTTGTTGCTAAAACCGGTGTCGATGCGCTGGCAATTGCCTGCGGTACCTCCCACGGTGCTTATAAGTTTACCCGTCCGCCAACCGGCGATATTCTGGCGATTGATCGTATTAAAGCGATCCACGATCGCATCCCGAATACTCACCTGGTGATGCACGGTTCCTCTTCTGTTCCACAGGAGTGGCTGGCGATTATCAACGAGTTCGGGGGTGAAATTCCTGAGACCTACGGTGTGCCGGTTGAGCAGATCGTAGAGGGGATCAGGCACGGTGTGCGTAAGGTCAATATCGATACCGATCTGCGTCTGGCATCCACTGGCGCGGTACGTCGCTTCCTTGCACAGAATCCGTCAGAATTCGACCCGCGTAAATTCCTTAAAGTGACTATGGATGCGATGAGCGACATCTGTATTGCTCGTTATGAAGCATTCGGTACTGCCGGTCATGCAGATAAGATCGTACCGGTTTCTCTGGAAGATATGGCTGATACTTACGGTCTGTAA
- a CDS encoding phosphoglycerate kinase → MSVLKMTELDLKGKRVLIREDLNVPVKDGKVTSDARIRASLPTIKHALAAGAKVMLMSHLGRPAEGEYDEASSLAPVATHLSSLLGREVPLIKAWLEGGFEVAEGDVVLLENVRFNVGEKKDDEALSRKMAALCDIYVMDAFGTAHRAQASTHGVAKFAPVACAGPLLAGELDALAKALDKPARPMAAIVGGSKVSTKLTVLESLSDKVDQLIVGGGIANTFLAAAGKPVGKSLCEHDLIPTAKALMEKVNIPLPVDVVVATEFAETAVATVKLVDEVAEDDMILDIGPQSAADLAELLKEAGTIIWNGPVGVFEFDQFGEGTKALSMAIAENKGFSIAGGGDTLAAVDKYGIAEQVSYISTGGGAFLEFVEGKVLPAVAMLESRA, encoded by the coding sequence ATGAGCGTATTGAAAATGACCGAACTGGATCTGAAGGGCAAGCGTGTTCTGATCCGTGAAGATCTCAATGTGCCCGTTAAGGATGGTAAGGTCACCAGCGATGCCCGTATCCGTGCTTCGCTGCCAACTATAAAGCATGCCCTGGCTGCGGGTGCTAAGGTGATGCTGATGTCTCACCTGGGGCGTCCTGCGGAGGGCGAGTATGATGAAGCCAGTTCCCTGGCGCCGGTTGCTACCCACCTGAGCAGTTTGCTGGGACGTGAAGTGCCGCTGATTAAGGCATGGCTCGAGGGTGGTTTCGAGGTTGCTGAAGGCGATGTTGTGCTGCTGGAAAATGTTCGCTTCAATGTTGGTGAGAAGAAAGACGATGAGGCGCTGTCCAGGAAGATGGCTGCGCTCTGTGATATCTATGTCATGGATGCGTTTGGTACCGCGCACCGCGCTCAGGCTTCCACCCATGGGGTGGCTAAGTTTGCCCCGGTTGCCTGTGCTGGCCCATTGCTGGCCGGTGAACTGGACGCACTGGCCAAGGCGCTGGATAAACCGGCCCGGCCCATGGCTGCCATCGTCGGTGGTTCTAAAGTTTCAACTAAACTGACCGTACTGGAATCCCTGTCAGATAAAGTAGATCAACTGATTGTTGGTGGTGGTATTGCCAATACTTTCCTGGCAGCCGCGGGCAAACCGGTGGGTAAATCACTGTGTGAACATGACCTGATTCCTACCGCGAAAGCGCTGATGGAAAAGGTGAATATTCCACTGCCGGTCGATGTGGTAGTGGCAACTGAGTTTGCAGAAACCGCTGTCGCGACGGTTAAGCTGGTCGATGAAGTTGCTGAAGATGATATGATTCTGGATATTGGCCCACAGTCAGCAGCGGATCTTGCAGAACTGTTGAAAGAAGCTGGCACGATTATCTGGAACGGACCGGTCGGTGTCTTTGAGTTTGATCAGTTTGGCGAAGGCACTAAAGCGCTGTCGATGGCGATCGCTGAGAATAAAGGCTTTTCTATTGCCGGCGGTGGAGACACCCTGGCGGCTGTGGATAAGTATGGAATTGCTGAGCAGGTATCTTATATCTCTACCGGCGGTGGCGCTTTCCTCGAGTTTGTTGAAGGAAAAGTACTCCCTGCGGTGGCGATGCTCGAGTCACGTGCTTAA
- a CDS encoding erythrose-4-phosphate dehydrogenase, which translates to MAYRVAINGYGRIGQSVLRAIYECGYRDQLQIVAINELSDIETVTYLTRYDTTHGRFPLPVEHNGRELLINGDAIRVLNEARSSAMPWQAMDIDLVLECSGSFSDRLTAQQHLDSGAKKLLFSQPAGSDVDATIIYGFNQQLLAAEHTIVAAGSCSTNCIVPILDLLHRELGIISGLTTTIHSAMNDQPVIDSYHQTDLRLTRSAMQSIIPVNTGLNRGIDRLLPELAGRFESLHVRVPTINVSLLDISLNVSRETDAAQVNQILQRAADGPLKGLLGYTEEPHASVDFNRDSRSGIVDGTQTRVSGGNMIKLMCWFDNEWGFANRMLDVAQGWLNCQPD; encoded by the coding sequence ATGGCGTATCGGGTTGCAATAAATGGTTATGGCCGTATCGGGCAGAGTGTCCTGCGGGCGATCTATGAGTGTGGCTACCGTGATCAGTTACAGATTGTAGCGATTAATGAGCTGTCTGATATCGAAACGGTCACCTATCTGACCCGCTATGACACCACCCACGGCCGTTTTCCGCTGCCGGTAGAGCATAACGGTCGTGAGCTGCTGATCAATGGCGATGCGATCCGGGTGCTCAACGAAGCCCGGTCGTCGGCGATGCCCTGGCAGGCGATGGATATCGATCTGGTGCTGGAGTGTTCCGGTTCATTCAGTGACCGGCTGACCGCCCAGCAACATCTCGATAGTGGCGCTAAAAAACTCCTCTTCTCACAGCCAGCCGGCAGTGATGTCGATGCGACGATTATCTACGGCTTTAACCAGCAGTTGCTGGCTGCAGAGCATACGATTGTTGCGGCAGGCTCCTGTTCGACTAACTGTATTGTGCCGATTCTGGATCTGCTGCACCGGGAACTGGGTATTATCAGCGGATTAACCACCACGATTCACTCGGCGATGAATGATCAGCCGGTGATCGACAGCTATCATCAGACCGATCTGCGCCTCACACGGAGTGCCATGCAATCGATTATTCCGGTTAATACCGGACTTAATCGCGGTATCGACCGATTGTTGCCCGAGCTGGCGGGTCGTTTTGAGTCGCTGCATGTGCGGGTGCCAACCATCAATGTGTCATTGTTGGATATCTCGCTCAATGTCTCCCGGGAGACCGATGCGGCTCAGGTTAATCAGATCCTGCAGCGCGCTGCAGACGGACCGTTAAAGGGTCTTTTGGGGTATACCGAAGAGCCACATGCATCGGTAGACTTCAATCGCGATTCCCGTTCAGGGATCGTTGATGGTACGCAGACCCGCGTCAGTGGTGGCAACATGATAAAACTGATGTGCTGGTTTGATAATGAGTGGGGCTTTGCCAATCGCATGCTGGATGTCGCGCAGGGATGGTTAAACTGCCAGCCTGATTGA
- the tkt gene encoding transketolase, whose translation MSSRRELANAIRALSMDAVQKAKSGHPGAPMGMADIAEVLWNDFLKHNPANPHWLDRDRFVLSNGHGSMLIYSLLHLTGYDLSIEDLKNFRQLHSRTAGHPEYGYAPGVETTTGPLGQGITNAVGFAIAEKSMAAQFNREGHEIIDHHTYVFLGDGCLMEGISHEACSLAGTLGLGKLIAFYDDNGISIDGEVDGWFTDDTPKRFEAYGWQVIPAVDGHDAEQIKAAIEAAQDNEDQPTLICCKTIIGFGSPNKQGKEDCHGAPLGDEEIALARKQLGWEHEAFVIPEDIAAQWNGLESGAVLENDWEERFAEYSKAYPAEARELIRRYTGQLPADFSEKADAYIKELQEKGETIASRKASQNALNAYGPLLPELMGGSADLAGSNLTLWSGCKGVTKDDASGNYLFYGVREFGMSAIMNGIALHGGFVPYGATFLVFMEYARNALRMAALMKLRAIHVYTHDSIGLGEDGPTHQPVEQIANLRHTPNMSTWRPADAVESAVAWKAALERADGPTAMIFSRQNLPHQQRNDEQLANIARGGYILRDTASTPDAILIATGSEVGLAMDAAAALEAEGKQVRVVSMPSTDLFDKQDAEYREAVLPANITARVAVEAAQADFWYKYVGLNGAIVGMTSFGESAPAGDLFKLFGFTVDNVVEKVKSVL comes from the coding sequence TTCCTGAAACATAATCCGGCAAACCCGCATTGGCTGGATCGCGACCGTTTTGTTCTGTCGAACGGTCACGGTTCAATGCTGATCTACAGTCTGCTGCACCTGACCGGTTACGACCTCTCAATTGAGGACCTCAAAAACTTCCGTCAGCTGCACTCCCGGACAGCCGGTCATCCCGAATATGGTTATGCGCCGGGTGTTGAAACCACCACCGGTCCGCTGGGCCAGGGGATCACCAATGCGGTGGGCTTTGCCATTGCTGAAAAATCGATGGCGGCACAGTTTAACCGCGAAGGTCATGAGATTATCGATCACCACACCTACGTATTCCTGGGTGATGGCTGTCTGATGGAAGGCATCTCCCACGAAGCGTGCTCGCTGGCGGGTACGCTGGGACTGGGCAAGCTGATCGCGTTCTACGATGATAACGGCATCTCTATCGATGGCGAGGTCGACGGCTGGTTCACTGACGATACCCCTAAGCGCTTCGAAGCCTATGGCTGGCAGGTGATCCCGGCGGTTGACGGTCACGATGCTGAGCAGATTAAAGCTGCCATTGAAGCGGCCCAGGACAATGAGGATCAGCCGACGCTGATCTGCTGCAAAACCATCATCGGTTTCGGTTCGCCTAACAAGCAGGGTAAAGAGGATTGCCACGGTGCACCTCTGGGCGATGAAGAGATTGCTCTGGCCCGTAAACAGCTGGGCTGGGAACATGAAGCTTTTGTTATCCCTGAAGATATCGCTGCCCAGTGGAATGGACTGGAATCCGGTGCGGTTCTGGAAAATGACTGGGAAGAACGTTTTGCTGAGTACAGCAAAGCTTACCCTGCGGAAGCCCGCGAGCTGATCCGTCGTTATACCGGTCAGCTGCCGGCTGATTTCTCTGAAAAAGCCGATGCCTATATCAAAGAACTGCAGGAGAAAGGTGAGACGATCGCCTCCCGCAAAGCGTCTCAGAATGCCCTCAATGCCTATGGCCCGCTGCTGCCTGAACTGATGGGCGGCTCTGCTGACCTGGCCGGTTCTAACCTGACGCTGTGGTCCGGTTGCAAAGGTGTAACTAAAGATGACGCATCGGGTAACTATCTGTTCTACGGCGTACGTGAGTTTGGTATGTCCGCCATCATGAATGGTATCGCCCTGCACGGCGGCTTTGTTCCTTACGGTGCAACCTTCCTGGTATTTATGGAATACGCCCGTAACGCCCTGCGGATGGCGGCGCTGATGAAGCTGCGCGCGATTCATGTGTATACCCATGACTCTATCGGTCTGGGTGAAGATGGTCCGACCCATCAGCCAGTTGAGCAGATCGCTAATCTGCGTCACACCCCGAACATGAGCACCTGGCGTCCGGCGGATGCGGTTGAATCTGCCGTTGCGTGGAAGGCTGCCCTGGAGCGTGCCGATGGCCCGACGGCGATGATCTTCTCCCGGCAGAACCTGCCACATCAGCAGCGCAACGATGAGCAACTGGCGAATATTGCTCGCGGCGGATATATCCTGCGCGACACGGCCAGCACTCCCGATGCTATTCTGATCGCCACCGGCTCTGAAGTGGGTCTGGCGATGGATGCTGCCGCAGCGCTGGAAGCCGAGGGTAAACAGGTTCGTGTCGTCTCTATGCCATCTACCGATCTGTTTGATAAGCAGGATGCTGAATACCGTGAAGCGGTACTGCCTGCTAATATCACTGCGCGGGTTGCGGTTGAAGCGGCTCAGGCTGACTTCTGGTACAAGTATGTGGGTCTTAACGGTGCTATCGTCGGTATGACCAGTTTCGGTGAGTCTGCTCCGGCGGGCGATCTGTTTAAGCTGTTTGGCTTTACCGTCGACAACGTAGTCGAAAAAGTGAAGTCTGTTCTGTAA